In Longimicrobiaceae bacterium, the genomic window GCCGATCAGCGCCGCCGCCAGCCGCTTGTTAACCAGGCCGGAGAGCACCATCGACACGGCGCGCATCGCCTCGGGTGTGGTCACGCGAAGGCCGTCGCGCCACTGCGGCTCCGCGCCCAGCGTGCGCTGCAGCGTGCTGACCTCCTTGCCGCCGCCGTGGACCACGACCACGGGACCCATCCGCCGGATCGCCGCGGCCAGGCGGCCCACCCACTCGGCGTCGTCCACCTCGTTGCCGCCCACCTTCACCACCGTGACGTCGCGCATCAGCACAGTCCTTCCGTCTCGGGCAGGCCGAACATGAGGTTGAGGTTCTGCACCGCCTGTCCGGCGGCGCCCTTGAGCAGGTTGTCGATGGCCGCGACCACGATCAGCATCGGCTTCTTCACCCCGGCCACGCCGGAGACGCCAACGGCGACGCGGTTCGTGCCCACGACGTCCGCCAGCGAGGGAAGGCGATCCGCCAGCACGTCCACGAAAGGCTCGCCCGCGTAGTCATCGGCCCACATCGTCACCGCGTCGTCCACCGGGCGGGCGAGCGGCACGTAGATCGTCTCCAGGATGCCGCGCTTCACCGGCAGCAGGTGCGGGGTGAAGACGAGGTCCGGCGCGTCCGCATCTCCCGACAGCAGCCCCGCCTGCGCGCGCATCTCCGCCAGGTGCCGGTGCATGTTGCCCACGCCGTACGCGCGGAAGTCCTCGGCCACCTCGCCGAACAGCAGCTCGCGTTTGGCCGCCCGCCCCGCACCCGTCACGCCAGACGCGGCGTCGATCGTCACCGGCCCGTCCACCAGCCCGCGGCGCAGCAGCGGCGCCAGCGCCAGCAGCGCGGCCGTGGGATAGCAGCCGGGGTTCGCCACCAGCTCCGCCCCGGCGATGCGGTCGCGGTGCAGCTCCACCAGCCCGTACACGGCGCCGCGAGCCCACTCCGGCGTCTCCGCATCCCGCACCCGCAGGTCGGCCGAGAGGTCCACCACGCGCGCCCCGCCCGCCCGCGCCCGCTCCACCCACTTCAGCGACTCGCCGTGCGGGAGGCACGACACCACTGCGTCGCACCCGGCCAGGTCTGCATCTTCCGCCTTCACCAGCGGCAGCGCGGGCGCCTCTCGGACCGTGCGATTCAGCGGCGTCCCCGCCTCGCTCTCCGATGTGGCGAAGGCGATGCGTGCGTGCGGGTGCCGCGCGAGCAGCCGCACCAACTCCCGCCCCGCGTAGCCTCCGGCGCCGAGCACGCCAATCGAGAGTGGAGAAACATTCATGGTGATGAATGTATATCCAATGCAACGAATAGTCAATCAGTTACATGCATAGCTTTCCCCTGGTGTGACGGAACAGCTACAGCATCTCGCCGGCAGGATTTGCATCTATATTCTGTTTGTTCGGCTTGCTGCCCTCGTCTCAAAATGGTCTCATGCGTACCCCACCCCTCTGACATCGCTAGGGGGCATTCGGAGTAGCGTGTACGGAGGAACGGCAGGAAAGGAGAGTTGGGCGACGGGAGATGCGACGCGGTCGATTGTCGGACGGCGCGGAGCGGCTAGGCGCGGCTGAGACGGAGAAGCGGATGCGCGGCGCGGGAGCGGAAGCGCGGAGGTCGCACCGGGAGATGGGCGACGCGCGAGGATGCCGGAGTGCGCACTTCTTGCGAAACGGGGGGCGCGGACGGGAGGGGCCAACGACGAAGGAGACGACGATGCGATCACTACGGGTGGGGATGCTGCTCGCGGCGCTGGCCGCGAGCGCGTGTGGACGGGAGAAGGGCACCGATGCGCGAGACGCCGAGCCGCCGCCGGGCGGCAGCGTTCGGCTGAGCGACGGCGACGTGGTGATGCTGGTGACGCAGGTCAGCACCGGCGAGATCGCGGCCGCCAGCGCCGCCCGCGGCAAGCTCCAGAACCCGGAGGTGCGCGCCTACGCCGAGCGCATGCTGGCCGAGCACGGCGCCATGAACGACCAGATGCGCAGCCTGCCGGTGAAGGGCGACACCGTGTCGCGCCCGCCGCTCCAGTTCGCGCTCCGGCAGGCCGTCTCGGCCAACGAGGGCGCGCTGATCAGCACGATGCCGGCTGGCCCCGCGTTCGACCGCACCTTCATCGCCATGCAGGTGAACGGGCACTCCGCCGCGCTGGACAGCCTGCGCAAGTGGCAGCGGATGGTGCAGACCCCGGCCGTGCGCGAGCGTATCGGCGGGGCGATCCCCACGGTGGAGGCGCACCTGTCGATGGCGCGCAGCATCCAGTCGCGGCTGGGGCCAGGCACCGCGACCGGCCCCATCCTCCCGCCGCCGCCGGACACCGCGTGGTACTAAGGGCCCCAGCGAGCCCGCGCCCGCCGACACGGGGAAGAATGCGATCGTGCCGGCGCGCGACGCGGCCGGCGGCGCCATGCCCCCGGCGGGTCCGGCCACCCCGCGCAAGCCGTCGCATCCCGCTCCGCCCGTGAAGCGCGCGCCACCCCCGGCGGACACGGCCAGGCCGCGGCCCTGAGCCGCATCTCCCGTCGTCGGGCAAATCTATGGCGACGGGTAGATGCCTCGGAGCCCGGACGGAAGATGAGGAACACGCGACGGCGGCGGACGCGAGGTACGACGGCGCTTTTCGCGCCGAACACGATGCCGTGATCGGCCGCCGCTGCCGTCCGGCTCTGGCGGGCGGCGACGGCGGGGCGCTATCGTGGACGGTGATGACGGCATCCGGCAACGACGCCATGCGCCGTGCCGACCTCCGTGCGGAGCCCAGATGGTCGCAGAGCCCTACCACACACCCGACTCCCCGACGGCCCTCGAATCCCCCACCCGGCTGGCGGCGCTCGCCGGCACGGCGCTCCTCGACAGCCCGCCCGAAGAGTCGTTCGACCGCGTCACGCGGCTGGCGGCGGCG contains:
- the argC gene encoding N-acetyl-gamma-glutamyl-phosphate reductase, coding for MLGAGGYAGRELVRLLARHPHARIAFATSESEAGTPLNRTVREAPALPLVKAEDADLAGCDAVVSCLPHGESLKWVERARAGGARVVDLSADLRVRDAETPEWARGAVYGLVELHRDRIAGAELVANPGCYPTAALLALAPLLRRGLVDGPVTIDAASGVTGAGRAAKRELLFGEVAEDFRAYGVGNMHRHLAEMRAQAGLLSGDADAPDLVFTPHLLPVKRGILETIYVPLARPVDDAVTMWADDYAGEPFVDVLADRLPSLADVVGTNRVAVGVSGVAGVKKPMLIVVAAIDNLLKGAAGQAVQNLNLMFGLPETEGLC
- a CDS encoding DUF4142 domain-containing protein, producing MRSLRVGMLLAALAASACGREKGTDARDAEPPPGGSVRLSDGDVVMLVTQVSTGEIAAASAARGKLQNPEVRAYAERMLAEHGAMNDQMRSLPVKGDTVSRPPLQFALRQAVSANEGALISTMPAGPAFDRTFIAMQVNGHSAALDSLRKWQRMVQTPAVRERIGGAIPTVEAHLSMARSIQSRLGPGTATGPILPPPPDTAWY